Proteins from a single region of Felis catus isolate Fca126 chromosome B4, F.catus_Fca126_mat1.0, whole genome shotgun sequence:
- the C1QTNF6 gene encoding complement C1q tumor necrosis factor-related protein 6, translating to MGIAALGLLCAVLLFPLLVLGVPTQEPTSGEAVASSPPGYCRRCCDPEDSLTPADEADVSSASPSALPYVLPEVRPYINITILKGDKGDRGLLGTPGKLGREGPRGERGPQGTKGAKGQAGSPGGPCRTRFSAFSVGRKTALHSSEGFQPLLFDTVFVNPDGHFDLAAGHFVAPLRGLYFFSLNVHSWNFKETYVHVVHNEEAAVILYAQPSDRSIMQSQSVMLALGPGDRVWVRLFKRERENAVYSDDVDTYITFSGHLIKPEED from the exons ATGGGGATAGCTGCCCTGGGCCTCCTCTGCGCGGTGCTTCTGTTCCCTCTCTTGGTGCTTGGGgtccccacccaggagcccacctCTGGGGAAGCTGTGGCCTCCAGTCCCCCTGGGTACTGTCGCCGGTGCTGTGACCCTGAGGACTCCCTGACCCCCGCCGACGAAGCAGATGTGTCCTCAGCCTCTCCATCTGCCCTCCCGTATGTGCTGCCTGAGGTCAGGCCCTACATTAACATCACCATCCTGAAGG GTGACAAAGGGGACCGAGGCCTGCTGGGCACCCCCGGGAAGCTGGGCAGGGAGGGTCCCCGGGGGGAGCGCGGCCCGCAGGGCACCAAGGGCGCCAAGGGGCAGGCGGGCAGCCCCGGGGGCCCGTGCCGGACGCGCTTCTCCGCCTTTTCCGTGGGCCGCAAGACGGCCCTGCACAGCAGCGAGGGGTTCCAGCCGCTCCTCTTTGACACCGTCTTCGTGAACCCGGACGGCCACTTCGACCTGGCCGCCGGCCACTTTGTCGCCCCCCTGCGCGGCCTCTACTTCTTCAGCCTCAACGTGCACAGCTGGAACTTCAAGGAGACGTACGTGCACGTCGTGCACAACGAGGAGGCGGCCGTCATCCTGTACGCGCAGCCCAGCGACCGCAGCATCATGCAGAGTCAGAGCGTGATGCTGGCCCTGGGGCCCGGGGACCGCGTCTGGGTGCGGCTCTTCAAGCGCGAACGGGAGAACGCCGTCTACAGCGACGATGTCGACACCTACATCACCTTCAGCGGCCACCTCATCAAGCCCGAGGAGGACTAG
- the SSTR3 gene encoding somatostatin receptor type 3, whose protein sequence is MDTPGFPSSAPTAWEPGNASSAWPPDVALGNVSAAPSVAGLAVSGVLIPLVYLVVCVVGLLGNSLVIYVVLRHTASPSVTNVYILNLALADELFMLGLPFLAAQNALSYWPFGSLMCRLVMAVDAINQFTSIFCLTVMSVDRYLAVVRPACSARWRTAPVARTVSVAVWVASAVVVLPVVVFSGVPHGMSTCHMQWPEPAAAWRAGFIIYTAALGFFGPLLVICLCYLLIVVKVRSAGRRVRAPSCQRRRHSERRVTRMVVAVVALFVLCWMPFYVLNIVNVVRPLPEEPAFFGLYFLVVALPYANSCANPILYGFLSYRFKQGFRRVLLRPSRRVRSQEPSAGPPPEKTGEDEGEEDGEEAAGGRGQGKEMNGRVSLIARPGTGGQERPPSGTASKQRQFLPREPTAGGKPGALHASCL, encoded by the coding sequence ATGGACACCCCTGGTTTTCCTTCATCGGCCCCCACCGCCTGGGAGCCTGGGAACGCCTCCTCGGCCTGGCCCCCGGATGTCGCCCTGGGGAACGTGTCCGCGGCCCCGAGCGTGGCGGGGCTGGCCGTCAGCGGTGTCCTGATCCCTCTGGTCTACCTGGTGGTGTGCGTGGTGGGCCTGCTGGGCAACTCGCTGGTCATCTACGTGGTCCTGCGGCACACGGCCAGCCCGTCGGTCACCAACGTCTACATCCTCAACCTGGCGCTGGCCGACGAGCTCTTCATGCTGGGGCTGCCCTTCCTGGCGGCCCAGAACGCCCTGTCCTACTGGCCCTTCGGCTCCCTCATGTGCCGCCTGGTCATGGCCGTGGACGCCATCAACCAGTTCACCAGCATCTTCTGCCTCACGGTCATGAGCGTGGATCGCTACCTTGCCGTGGTCCGTCCCGCCTGCTCCGCCCGCTGGCGCACGGCGCCCGTGGCCCGCACGGTGAGCGTGGCCGTCTGGGTGGCCTCGGCCGTGGTGGTGCTGCCCGTGGTGGTCTTCTCGGGTGTGCCCCACGGCATGAGCACCTGCCACATGCAGTGGCCCGAGCCGGCGGCCGCCTGGCGCGCGGGCTTCATCATCTACACGGCTGCGCTCGGCTTCTTCGGGCCGCTGCTGGTCATCTGCCTCTGCTACCTGCTCATCGTGGTCAAGGTGCGCTCGGCCGGGCGGCGGGTGCGGGCGCCCTCGTGCCAGCGGCGGCGGCACTCGGAGCGCAGGGTCACGCGCATGGTGGTGGCCGTCGTGGCGCTCTTCGTCCTCTGCTGGATGCCCTTCTACGTGCTCAACATCGTCAACGTGGTGCGCCCGCTGCCCGAGGAGCCCGCCTTCTTCGGCCTCTATTTCCTGGTGGTGGCGCTGCCCTATGCCAACAGCTGTGCCAACCCCATCCTCTACGGCTTCCTCTCCTACCGCTTCAAGCAGGGCTTCCGCAGGGTCCTGCTGCGGCCTTCCCGCCGCGTGCGCAGTCAGGAGCCTTCTGCCGGGCCTCCTCCGGAGAAGACCGGGGAGGACGAGGGGGAGGAGGACGGTGAGGAGgcggcaggggggcgggggcaggggaaggagatgAACGGCCGGGTCAGCCTCATCGCACGGCCTGGCACCGGCGGGCAGGAGCGGCCGCCCAGCGGCACGGCCAGCAAGCAGAGGCAGTTCCTGCCCCGAGAGCCCACAGCCGGGGGCAAGCCGGGCGCACTGCACGCCAGCTGTCTGTAG
- the RAC2 gene encoding ras-related C3 botulinum toxin substrate 2 isoform X3 produces the protein MNKFDNYSANVMVDSKPVNLGLWDTAGQEDYDRLRPLSYPQTDVFLICFSLVSPASYENVRAKWFPEVRHHCPSTPIILVGTKLDLRDDKDTIERLKEKKLAPITYPQGLALAKEIDSVKYLECSALTQRGLKTVFDEAIRAVLCPQPTRPQKRPCSIL, from the exons GTTCGACAACTATTCAGCCAATGTGATGGTGGACAGCAAACCCGTGAACCTGGGGCTGTGGGACACCGCGGGGCAGGAGGACTATGACCGCCTCCGGCCGCTCTCCTACCCACAGACG GACGTCTTTCTCATCTGCTTCTCCCTTGTGAGCCCTGCCTCCTACGAGAATGTCCGTGCCAAG TGGTTCCCTGAGGTGCGGCACCACTGCCCCAGCACGCCCATCATCCTGGTGGGCACCAAGCTGGATCTGCGAGATGACAAGGACACCATCGAGAGGCTGAAGGAGAAGAAGCTGGCGCCTATTACCTACCCGCAGGGCCTGGCACTGGCCAAGGAGATCG ACTCGGTCAAATACCTGGAGTGCTCAGCCCTCACCCAGCGAGGCCTGAAAACCGTCTTCGATGAGGCGATCCGGGCCGTCCTGTGCCCCCAGCCCACGCGGCCACAGAAGCGCCCCTGCAGCATCCTTTAG